One window of the Mycobacterium xenopi genome contains the following:
- a CDS encoding DUF6390 family protein: MAAPSIDVQGSQMFARYAYAPNALGYCGPPDPGALLSGSRHHIEAIAKRFSGAWPYLQVLSRMTGITDPLDYRLVESYWLGGGLGATLDRHAFTAELLAVIGLQARHYWAHLTDDLASEAAPNHCFHVFGVYPWSRLLSKCTDEQPVRVLDNCRISWGKVLSVDSTTATVYSRQLAWDGHELKLTTPVVRHAEIGVEANIGLPRLTPSRHVAIHWGKVCDVLTLQQVNRLAQSTHRQIRVTNRRLARQRQ; this comes from the coding sequence GTGGCCGCACCCAGCATCGACGTCCAGGGATCGCAGATGTTCGCCCGCTACGCCTACGCTCCCAACGCTCTCGGCTACTGCGGCCCACCCGACCCCGGCGCACTGCTGAGCGGATCGCGGCATCATATAGAGGCCATCGCGAAGCGATTCTCTGGCGCCTGGCCTTACCTACAGGTGCTCTCCAGGATGACAGGCATCACCGACCCACTGGACTACCGGCTCGTCGAATCCTACTGGCTCGGCGGCGGTCTCGGTGCCACCCTCGATCGTCACGCGTTTACCGCCGAGCTGCTGGCAGTCATTGGGCTGCAGGCACGACATTATTGGGCGCACCTCACCGACGATCTCGCTTCAGAGGCGGCGCCTAACCACTGTTTCCACGTGTTCGGTGTCTATCCATGGTCCAGGCTCCTCAGCAAATGCACAGATGAGCAGCCCGTCAGGGTACTGGACAACTGCCGCATCTCATGGGGCAAAGTGCTGTCGGTTGACAGCACGACAGCTACCGTCTATTCCCGACAATTAGCTTGGGACGGCCACGAACTGAAGCTGACAACTCCGGTGGTGCGTCACGCCGAGATCGGCGTTGAAGCCAACATTGGCCTACCCCGACTGACCCCTTCTCGGCACGTCGCCATCCACTGGGGCAAAGTCTGCGACGTCCTTACCCTCCAACAGGTTAACAGGCTGGCACAGAGCACCCATCGCCAGATCCGAGTCACCAACCGGCGCCTCGCAAGGCAGCGACAGTGA
- the hypD gene encoding hydrogenase formation protein HypD, which produces MKFVDEFRDPAAARKLIGAIELLSSGDEHFKFMEVCGGHTHTIYRHGIEHLLPENVELVHGPGCPVCVIPMGRIDDAMWLAEQPDMIFTCFGDMMRVPGSNGNLLNAKARGADVRFVYSPLDALKVAVDNPEKQVVFFAVGFETTVPSTAVTLVRARDLGIPNFSVFCNHVTIVPPIKAILESPDLRLSGFIGPGHVSTVVGNRPYRFVTDVYHKPLVIAGFEPLDILAAVAMLLTQIRENRCEVENQYSRVVRPEGNPAALALIGQVFALRPHFEWRGLGFISQSALRLSDEFADFDAELRYAMPGVRVADPKACQCGEVLKGVLKPWECKVFGTACTPETPIGTCMVSPEGACAAYYNFGRMHRDTVKLVESTGRR; this is translated from the coding sequence ATGAAATTTGTTGACGAGTTCCGGGATCCGGCAGCGGCCCGCAAGTTGATCGGCGCGATCGAATTGTTGTCCAGCGGTGACGAGCATTTCAAGTTCATGGAGGTGTGTGGCGGGCACACCCACACCATTTACCGGCACGGAATCGAGCATCTGTTGCCGGAAAACGTGGAACTGGTGCACGGGCCGGGGTGTCCGGTGTGTGTGATACCGATGGGCCGCATCGATGATGCAATGTGGCTGGCCGAACAGCCTGACATGATCTTCACGTGCTTCGGGGACATGATGCGGGTGCCCGGCTCCAACGGCAATCTGCTCAACGCCAAGGCGCGTGGTGCGGATGTGCGGTTTGTGTATTCGCCGTTGGACGCGCTCAAGGTCGCGGTGGACAACCCAGAAAAGCAGGTGGTGTTTTTCGCGGTCGGCTTTGAGACCACGGTGCCGTCGACCGCGGTGACGTTGGTGCGGGCCCGCGATCTGGGCATACCGAATTTCAGTGTGTTCTGCAACCACGTCACGATCGTCCCGCCGATTAAGGCGATCCTGGAATCACCGGATTTGCGACTCTCGGGTTTCATCGGGCCGGGGCATGTCTCGACGGTAGTCGGGAACCGACCCTACCGGTTCGTCACCGATGTCTACCACAAGCCGCTGGTGATTGCCGGATTCGAACCACTGGACATCTTGGCGGCAGTGGCGATGCTGCTGACTCAGATCCGCGAGAACCGCTGCGAGGTCGAGAACCAGTACTCTCGCGTGGTGCGTCCAGAGGGCAACCCGGCCGCGTTGGCGCTAATCGGCCAGGTCTTCGCCTTACGTCCCCACTTCGAATGGCGTGGGCTGGGCTTCATCTCGCAGAGCGCACTTCGGCTGTCCGACGAGTTCGCGGACTTCGACGCCGAACTGCGCTACGCGATGCCTGGCGTGCGGGTCGCCGATCCCAAGGCGTGCCAGTGCGGCGAAGTGCTCAAAGGTGTCCTCAAGCCGTGGGAATGCAAGGTTTTCGGCACCGCGTGCACACCGGAAACCCCGATCGGAACTTGCATGGTCTCTCCAGAGGGCGCCTGCGCAGCCTACTACAACTTCGGCCGGATGCACCGCGACACCGTCAAACTGGTGGAGTCAACGGGACGGAGGTGA
- a CDS encoding HypC/HybG/HupF family hydrogenase formation chaperone, producing MCLGIPGRIVEITDFDNYLAKVDVNGVQRTISVRLLENDMPQPEDWVLVHVGFAMAKIDETEALLTLAAVKKLGDAYAAELEAFDSSAIV from the coding sequence ATGTGTTTGGGGATACCCGGGCGGATCGTCGAGATCACTGATTTCGACAACTACTTGGCGAAGGTTGATGTCAATGGAGTGCAACGCACAATCTCGGTGCGGTTGCTGGAAAACGACATGCCACAGCCTGAGGATTGGGTCTTGGTGCATGTCGGGTTCGCGATGGCCAAAATCGACGAGACCGAAGCACTGCTGACATTGGCGGCGGTCAAGAAGCTCGGTGACGCCTACGCCGCCGAATTGGAGGCCTTCGACTCGTCGGCGATCGTCTAG
- the hypE gene encoding hydrogenase expression/formation protein HypE translates to MDRAVSDYLASGPGFAEGEVIERIESFRKRRPRLVDDHVTLAHGAGGKASAALVDAVFVEAFRNPLLEPLTDGAVITLPSGARLVMSTDSFVVAPRRFPGGSIGELAVHGTANDLAVSGAVPQWISAAFVVEEGFPITELKETVADMAAAAAATGVQIVTGDTKVVPNGAADGLFITTTGVGVIPAGRELSAASVRVGDKVLLSGSIGDHGMAVMLARGDLAIEADIRSDTAAVSPLVELLLAAAPSTRWLRDPTRGGLGTVCNELVHACGLGMLLEEERLPVHPMVSGACELLGIDPLYVANEGKFVAVVAPEEAAAALAALQSHPLGVNAAEVGQVVEEPGGTVMVRTGFGGTRIVDMLVGDPLPRIC, encoded by the coding sequence ATGGATAGAGCGGTGAGCGACTACCTGGCGTCGGGTCCGGGGTTCGCCGAAGGCGAGGTGATCGAGCGGATTGAGTCGTTCCGCAAGCGCCGCCCCCGGTTGGTCGATGACCATGTGACGCTGGCCCATGGGGCCGGCGGTAAGGCTTCGGCGGCCCTGGTCGACGCGGTGTTCGTCGAAGCTTTCCGCAACCCGCTGCTGGAACCACTGACTGATGGCGCTGTGATCACCCTGCCGAGCGGCGCACGGCTGGTGATGTCGACTGACTCATTCGTGGTGGCGCCCAGGCGGTTTCCGGGCGGGTCGATCGGTGAGCTAGCTGTGCACGGCACCGCCAACGATCTTGCAGTTTCCGGTGCGGTACCGCAATGGATTTCGGCAGCATTCGTTGTCGAAGAAGGTTTTCCGATCACCGAGCTCAAGGAGACTGTAGCCGACATGGCCGCCGCGGCGGCGGCCACCGGGGTGCAGATCGTCACCGGGGACACGAAAGTGGTGCCCAACGGTGCGGCAGACGGACTTTTCATCACGACCACCGGCGTAGGAGTCATCCCCGCCGGGCGGGAGTTGTCGGCGGCGTCGGTGCGTGTTGGCGACAAGGTGCTGCTATCAGGTTCAATCGGCGATCACGGGATGGCGGTGATGCTGGCCCGCGGGGACCTGGCGATCGAGGCTGACATACGTTCTGACACTGCTGCGGTGAGCCCGCTGGTGGAGTTGTTGTTGGCGGCGGCGCCGTCGACGCGCTGGCTGCGCGATCCGACCCGCGGCGGGCTGGGCACCGTCTGCAATGAACTGGTTCACGCGTGTGGTCTGGGGATGCTGTTGGAGGAAGAGCGCCTCCCGGTGCACCCGATGGTCAGCGGAGCGTGTGAGTTGTTGGGTATTGACCCGCTCTACGTCGCGAACGAGGGCAAGTTCGTTGCGGTGGTAGCGCCAGAAGAGGCCGCGGCCGCGTTGGCGGCGTTGCAATCCCACCCGCTGGGGGTGAACGCGGCCGAGGTGGGACAAGTCGTGGAAGAGCCGGGCGGAACAGTAATGGTGCGCACCGGCTTCGGCGGTACCCGCATTGTCGACATGCTCGTCGGTGACCCGCTGCCGCGGATCTGTTGA
- a CDS encoding SIS domain-containing protein, translating to MTDEATNFLYPFIDAQERDADSLLGDLAASAEAKAAESLALRRSTLEENAELVAIAASEMARRFAAGGRLFTFGNGGSSTDATTLATLFARPPLGKPRPAWSLTADQAVLTALGNDVGFELVFARQLIARAKPGDIAIAMSTSGSSPDLITALGEARRRRMYTIGFAGYDGGSFATGADVDACFVVRSQSVHRIQEAQALLAYQLWLSVLEQGADADG from the coding sequence ATGACGGACGAGGCGACAAACTTCTTGTATCCGTTTATCGACGCGCAGGAACGCGACGCGGATTCGCTGTTAGGTGACCTTGCTGCGTCGGCCGAGGCGAAGGCCGCAGAGAGCCTGGCGCTGCGGCGCTCCACCCTAGAGGAAAACGCCGAACTGGTGGCGATCGCCGCCTCTGAGATGGCGCGCCGCTTCGCCGCCGGCGGTCGCTTGTTCACATTCGGCAACGGCGGCAGTTCCACCGATGCCACGACGTTGGCCACGTTGTTCGCGCGCCCGCCGCTAGGGAAGCCCCGACCAGCGTGGTCACTCACCGCGGACCAGGCGGTCCTTACCGCGTTGGGCAACGACGTCGGGTTCGAGTTGGTGTTCGCGCGGCAGCTTATTGCCCGCGCGAAACCAGGCGACATTGCGATCGCGATGTCGACCAGCGGCAGCTCCCCCGATTTGATCACCGCATTAGGGGAGGCGCGTCGCCGCCGGATGTACACCATCGGATTTGCCGGATATGACGGCGGCTCGTTTGCCACGGGCGCCGACGTAGACGCGTGCTTTGTGGTGCGCTCGCAGAGCGTGCATCGAATACAGGAAGCGCAGGCGCTTTTGGCGTACCAACTGTGGCTGAGCGTGCTCGAGCAGGGAGCTGATGCTGATGGATAG
- a CDS encoding HypC/HybG/HupF family hydrogenase formation chaperone has translation MTAATNYGIDAGLAADLACASLALARRFSAGGTMWSMSPSWAPHALHIAVEFIHPVVVGKRALPAVALSGPDLVDVARVSVSAGDIVVAVANADDPQVGSVMRRAPAWGATTIWMGSGPRPPVGAADHVLWLDNPDPRATVTGGFVLLYHLLWELTHVCFEHPGLLMANECADDVCVTCSDEGRLGEVVSKSARGSALVRTSQGPQTVSTELVGPVAAGDLVLVHAGMAISKLDA, from the coding sequence ATGACTGCGGCCACCAACTACGGGATCGACGCTGGCCTGGCCGCCGACCTGGCTTGCGCATCTTTGGCTCTGGCACGACGATTCTCCGCTGGTGGCACCATGTGGTCGATGTCGCCATCGTGGGCACCGCATGCACTGCACATCGCGGTGGAGTTCATCCATCCGGTGGTCGTCGGCAAGCGGGCGTTGCCGGCAGTGGCACTGAGCGGTCCGGATTTAGTCGACGTGGCCCGGGTCTCGGTAAGCGCGGGCGACATCGTCGTCGCGGTCGCCAACGCTGACGACCCGCAGGTGGGCTCGGTGATGCGGCGAGCGCCCGCGTGGGGTGCCACCACTATCTGGATGGGCAGTGGTCCCCGCCCGCCGGTCGGTGCGGCTGATCATGTGCTATGGCTGGATAATCCGGATCCGCGCGCTACGGTCACTGGAGGCTTTGTCCTCCTGTATCACCTGTTGTGGGAGTTGACGCACGTTTGCTTCGAGCACCCAGGTCTTTTGATGGCCAATGAGTGCGCCGACGACGTGTGCGTCACTTGCAGCGACGAAGGCCGGCTCGGCGAAGTGGTTTCCAAATCAGCGCGCGGGTCGGCGCTGGTGCGCACCAGTCAAGGACCGCAAACGGTGTCGACCGAGTTGGTGGGACCTGTTGCCGCCGGAGATCTGGTACTGGTCCACGCCGGAATGGCAATCAGCAAACTGGATGCATAA
- a CDS encoding HypC/HybG/HupF family hydrogenase formation chaperone: MCLGIPGRITEVWDGADGGRFARVRFPGEIKTACLAYRPDLEVGDYTIVHAGFALTRIDETAALQTLVTMREYGVFDAGQAIL; encoded by the coding sequence ATGTGTTTAGGCATTCCCGGCCGGATCACCGAAGTCTGGGACGGCGCGGACGGCGGACGTTTCGCGCGGGTTCGGTTTCCCGGCGAGATCAAGACCGCGTGCCTGGCCTACCGCCCGGATCTTGAGGTCGGCGACTACACCATCGTGCACGCAGGGTTCGCCCTGACTCGCATCGACGAGACCGCGGCGCTGCAAACGCTGGTCACCATGCGCGAGTACGGCGTGTTCGATGCTGGGCAGGCGATCTTATGA
- the hypF gene encoding carbamoyltransferase HypF — translation MIDTTVPIHQLSRQRRRFTVTGVVQGVGFRPFVHRIATELGLSGFVGNDSAAVFIEVQGTPTAVAEFAHRLTADAPPLASIDSVESIELPADSRDGTAFQIVASQVIDGAATPIPPDIAVCDDCLAELFDPADRRYRHPFITCTNCGPRFTIIRELPYDRPATTMADFEMCERCATEYHDPANRRFHAQPIACGDCGPSLWFTAAGVQVTDTDAALGASQHALANGLIVAIKGIGGYHLACAVDNAAAVATLRQRKMRGTKPFAVLVRDLAVARRYAEIDDTEARVLSGPARPIVLVRRKPSAPVAAAVAPENPWLGLMLPYSPIHHLLLASAPGSSARPPEAIVLTSANRSDEPICFTDDDLAQRLPPLADAVLDHNRPIHVPCDDSVVRVLDGRELPIRRSRGYAPLPVDLGRDGPAVLAVGGELKNTFCLTDGRRAYCSGHIGDMGSVATLKAFARSVRQLCTIRQSPARLAADLHPGYLTRNWAEDNAAGRPLDLVQHHHAHVVSLLAEHGMLGEPIIGVAFDGTGYGCDGAIWGGEILRLGTDSHRFTRAGHLAPVPLAGGDLAVRNPWRMALAHLWSAGITWEDDLAPVAQASTAELRLLRTQFVTGRGCVPTTSMGRLFDAVASLLGVRHRVDYEGQAAIELEVLASHEPLDTQEPLLRLRIGPDGVLDPTAMLVALVAALRDGAKPARLAAAFHSAVAVGVAEVVDRVAGRTRLVGLTGGVFQNVLLLKTCRRLLERAGFTVLAHHKVPPNDGGLALGQAAVATLTALAEGRTTACV, via the coding sequence GTGATCGACACCACCGTCCCGATCCATCAGCTCAGCCGACAGCGACGCCGATTCACGGTGACTGGAGTCGTGCAGGGCGTCGGTTTCCGGCCGTTCGTCCACCGGATCGCCACCGAGCTGGGTTTGTCTGGTTTCGTCGGCAACGACTCGGCCGCGGTGTTCATCGAAGTCCAGGGAACACCGACCGCGGTCGCCGAATTCGCCCATCGCCTCACCGCCGATGCGCCGCCCTTAGCCTCGATCGACAGCGTCGAGTCGATCGAACTACCCGCCGATTCCCGCGACGGCACCGCGTTTCAAATCGTCGCCAGCCAGGTCATCGACGGCGCCGCCACGCCGATTCCGCCGGATATCGCGGTATGCGATGACTGCCTGGCTGAACTGTTCGACCCGGCCGACCGGCGTTACCGGCATCCGTTCATCACGTGCACCAACTGCGGGCCCCGGTTCACGATCATCCGTGAACTGCCCTACGACCGGCCGGCCACGACCATGGCCGACTTTGAGATGTGCGAGCGCTGCGCAACCGAGTACCACGACCCGGCGAATCGTCGCTTCCACGCCCAGCCGATCGCCTGCGGCGACTGTGGACCCTCGCTGTGGTTCACCGCCGCCGGCGTGCAGGTCACCGATACCGACGCGGCACTGGGCGCCAGCCAGCACGCGCTGGCCAACGGACTGATCGTTGCGATCAAGGGAATCGGCGGGTATCACCTGGCTTGCGCCGTCGATAACGCCGCGGCCGTTGCCACGCTTCGCCAGCGAAAGATGCGCGGCACCAAGCCGTTCGCGGTGCTGGTGCGCGACCTTGCGGTGGCGCGGCGCTACGCCGAGATCGACGACACCGAGGCTCGCGTGCTGTCCGGACCCGCCCGGCCCATCGTGCTGGTGCGACGCAAGCCCAGTGCTCCTGTCGCCGCGGCGGTGGCTCCTGAAAACCCATGGCTTGGCCTGATGCTGCCGTATTCGCCGATCCACCACCTGCTGCTGGCTTCCGCGCCAGGCTCGTCGGCTCGTCCACCCGAGGCGATCGTGCTGACCAGTGCTAACCGATCCGACGAACCGATCTGTTTCACTGACGATGACTTAGCGCAGCGCCTCCCTCCGCTGGCCGATGCGGTGCTCGACCACAACCGGCCCATCCATGTGCCGTGCGACGACTCGGTGGTGCGTGTCCTGGATGGCCGCGAATTGCCGATCCGTCGGTCCCGCGGCTACGCACCGCTACCGGTCGACCTCGGGCGCGACGGTCCCGCGGTGCTCGCCGTCGGCGGGGAGCTGAAGAACACGTTCTGTCTCACCGACGGTCGGCGGGCATATTGTTCGGGTCACATCGGCGACATGGGAAGCGTTGCGACTCTAAAGGCGTTCGCCCGCTCGGTGCGTCAATTGTGCACGATCCGCCAATCGCCGGCCCGGCTGGCCGCTGATCTGCATCCGGGGTACCTGACTCGAAACTGGGCGGAGGACAACGCCGCCGGGCGCCCGTTGGATCTCGTGCAGCACCACCACGCGCACGTGGTCTCGCTGCTCGCCGAGCACGGCATGCTCGGCGAGCCGATTATCGGCGTCGCCTTCGACGGCACGGGCTACGGCTGCGATGGCGCGATCTGGGGCGGCGAGATTCTCCGCCTGGGCACCGACAGCCACCGCTTCACGCGGGCCGGGCACCTCGCGCCGGTACCGCTGGCCGGCGGTGATCTGGCGGTTCGCAACCCGTGGCGCATGGCGCTGGCCCACCTGTGGTCAGCAGGGATCACCTGGGAGGATGACCTGGCACCGGTCGCTCAAGCCAGCACTGCGGAATTGCGGCTGCTACGAACCCAATTCGTCACCGGCAGGGGTTGCGTGCCAACCACCAGCATGGGTCGGCTGTTCGACGCGGTCGCCTCCCTGCTCGGGGTGCGCCACCGGGTCGACTACGAGGGCCAGGCCGCCATCGAACTGGAGGTATTGGCCTCCCACGAACCCCTCGACACCCAAGAGCCGCTGCTGCGGCTGCGCATCGGGCCGGACGGGGTCCTCGACCCCACCGCGATGCTGGTGGCACTGGTCGCCGCGTTGCGAGACGGCGCAAAACCTGCCCGCCTGGCGGCGGCCTTCCACTCGGCGGTGGCGGTGGGCGTCGCCGAGGTGGTGGATCGGGTCGCCGGCCGCACCCGGTTGGTGGGGCTCACCGGCGGCGTCTTCCAAAACGTTCTGTTGCTCAAAACGTGCCGGCGGCTGCTTGAGCGGGCCGGTTTCACCGTGCTTGCGCACCACAAGGTGCCGCCCAACGACGGCGGGTTGGCGCTCGGTCAAGCCGCCGTCGCGACGCTGACGGCATTAGCCGAGGGAAGGACTACCGCATGTGTTTAG
- a CDS encoding NHL repeat-containing protein — translation MTSLTVRISRLGAPGGDPGDCGDGTALSGGWAPHVWLGAPAPGGLALPAAAPTMAWMYSPRGVFIDEHHLVVADSGNHRVLIWHGLPTADEQSADVVLGQPDGTTEGRAAGGRGPANGMNLPTGVLVHDGRLLVADAWHHRILVWNTIPEISSTPPDFVLGQPDDLSVNPNGGGACSASSLYWPFGIAVVGSWLWIADTGNRRVLGWACGIPEPGRPADVVVGQPDPASREENRGDRVGPASFRWPHDIAGRDDLLLVADAGNHRVVGWCPPPAQDRDADLLIGQPDFSTAREWPYGPQCADRFRFPYALSLDNDTDRLAVADTANNRVLLWDGIPHHGCGADFVLAQPTFGANGENRWRSVTSDTLCWPYGLCLRGDRLAIADSGNNRIVIWRRR, via the coding sequence ATGACATCGTTGACGGTCCGGATCAGCCGCCTCGGAGCACCGGGCGGTGACCCTGGCGATTGCGGCGACGGCACAGCTCTTTCCGGAGGATGGGCGCCACACGTGTGGCTGGGCGCACCCGCCCCCGGCGGCTTGGCGCTACCGGCGGCCGCCCCGACGATGGCGTGGATGTACTCCCCGCGCGGCGTCTTCATCGACGAACACCATCTGGTCGTTGCTGACTCGGGCAACCACCGGGTGCTGATCTGGCACGGATTGCCCACCGCAGACGAACAATCCGCCGACGTCGTGCTCGGCCAGCCCGACGGCACCACCGAGGGCCGCGCGGCTGGCGGGCGCGGCCCGGCGAACGGCATGAACCTGCCCACCGGGGTACTTGTCCACGATGGCCGGCTGCTCGTCGCCGACGCCTGGCATCACCGCATCTTGGTCTGGAACACAATACCCGAAATCAGCTCCACACCACCCGATTTCGTTCTCGGCCAACCGGATGACCTATCTGTGAACCCCAACGGGGGCGGTGCCTGTTCGGCTTCGTCGCTGTACTGGCCGTTCGGAATTGCGGTGGTGGGCTCATGGCTGTGGATTGCTGACACCGGCAACCGTAGGGTCCTCGGCTGGGCCTGCGGAATCCCGGAGCCCGGGCGGCCGGCGGATGTCGTTGTCGGTCAACCCGACCCGGCCAGTCGAGAGGAGAACCGCGGCGATCGGGTGGGCCCGGCGAGCTTCCGGTGGCCTCACGATATCGCTGGCCGTGACGACCTGCTGCTGGTCGCCGACGCTGGCAACCACCGGGTGGTCGGCTGGTGCCCGCCGCCTGCCCAAGACCGTGATGCCGATCTGCTGATCGGCCAGCCTGACTTCAGCACCGCACGGGAATGGCCGTACGGGCCCCAGTGCGCCGACCGGTTCCGGTTCCCCTACGCGCTGAGCCTCGACAATGACACCGACCGGCTGGCTGTCGCCGACACCGCCAACAATCGGGTGCTGTTGTGGGATGGCATTCCGCATCACGGCTGCGGCGCCGATTTCGTGCTCGCGCAGCCCACATTCGGTGCCAACGGCGAAAACCGTTGGCGGAGCGTCACCTCCGACACATTGTGCTGGCCCTACGGGCTTTGTTTGCGCGGTGATCGCTTGGCGATAGCCGACTCCGGCAACAACCGGATCGTCATCTGGAGGCGCCGGTGA
- a CDS encoding NifU family protein yields MSTTEVTETASAEPTFEELAKRVDDAIAATQELDSSSRAVAEELKAAIEAIHRAGLVTIVRRLRADEATRGVLFELVDDPVVRLLFSLHEIVRPDPTTQATRVLQSVRPALQGHGGDVTLVRIEDGTAFVRLQGACNGCSMSSVTLRTMVETALVDGVPSITRVEVLPNEPEPSLIPADSLFPARPAAQDGWVDAGPATNVADGDLTVLSLSTPVSGKDVSVLVVKLDQQLMAYINECAHEAMPLDNAVLDVDNGTLTCPWHGFCYDAASGECLSAPEAQLEQLPLRVDGGRMWIRVGA; encoded by the coding sequence ATGTCGACAACCGAGGTTACCGAAACCGCTTCAGCGGAACCAACCTTCGAAGAACTAGCGAAACGAGTCGACGACGCCATCGCCGCAACACAGGAACTGGACAGCTCGTCGCGTGCGGTCGCCGAAGAACTGAAAGCCGCAATCGAGGCCATCCACCGGGCCGGACTGGTGACCATCGTGCGACGCCTGCGAGCCGACGAGGCTACCCGCGGCGTGCTGTTCGAACTCGTCGACGACCCGGTGGTGCGCCTGCTGTTTTCGCTGCACGAGATCGTGCGGCCCGATCCGACCACGCAAGCGACGCGCGTGTTGCAGTCGGTGCGCCCGGCGCTGCAGGGCCACGGCGGCGACGTCACCCTGGTGCGCATCGAGGATGGCACAGCCTTCGTGCGCCTGCAGGGTGCCTGCAACGGCTGCTCGATGTCGTCGGTGACGTTGCGGACCATGGTGGAAACCGCACTGGTCGACGGAGTTCCGTCCATCACCCGGGTGGAGGTGCTGCCCAACGAGCCGGAGCCGTCGCTCATCCCGGCGGATTCATTGTTCCCCGCTCGCCCCGCTGCGCAAGACGGCTGGGTCGACGCCGGCCCAGCTACCAACGTCGCCGACGGCGACCTCACTGTGCTGTCGCTGAGCACCCCTGTGTCGGGTAAGGACGTGTCAGTGCTCGTCGTCAAACTCGACCAGCAGTTGATGGCCTACATCAACGAATGCGCGCACGAGGCGATGCCGTTGGACAACGCAGTGCTCGACGTGGACAACGGCACCCTGACGTGCCCATGGCACGGCTTCTGCTACGACGCCGCATCCGGAGAATGCCTCAGCGCACCAGAGGCACAGCTCGAGCAACTACCCCTGCGCGTCGACGGCGGCCGGATGTGGATACGGGTCGGCGCATGA
- a CDS encoding hydrogenase maturation protease — protein sequence MIITSASSRHAAQPGGSDTDAGLPGCAVLIIGCGNLLRGDDGVGPIMVRHLWERGMPDGVRLVDGGTAGMDVAFQMRGAQRVIIIDASATGAEPGTIYRVPSDELEQLPPLEGLHTHSFRWDHAIAFARWVLADECPTDITIFLIEAGDVTFGAELSEPVTAAMEKVMDMIEAVYLTPLRPPKPTAAAELTVEFTPDGYLRLSAALSAAHFPANVAVAAVRDEELWLLPLRGPRSGGLLLKQRNPAGDRAVLVRELLGDVIPTGVRRARWDGHHGALRIPLAQKTS from the coding sequence GTGATCATCACGTCAGCATCCTCTAGACATGCCGCGCAGCCGGGCGGGTCGGACACCGATGCCGGGCTTCCGGGTTGCGCGGTGCTGATCATCGGCTGTGGCAATCTGTTGCGCGGTGACGACGGTGTCGGCCCGATCATGGTTCGTCACCTTTGGGAGCGTGGCATGCCCGATGGGGTGCGACTCGTCGACGGTGGAACCGCGGGCATGGACGTCGCCTTCCAAATGCGGGGCGCGCAGCGCGTCATCATTATCGACGCGTCGGCCACCGGTGCCGAGCCGGGCACGATCTACCGAGTGCCTAGCGACGAGCTCGAGCAATTGCCGCCGCTCGAGGGGCTGCACACCCACTCGTTTCGCTGGGACCACGCCATCGCGTTCGCGCGCTGGGTGCTGGCCGACGAATGCCCCACCGACATCACCATATTCCTCATCGAGGCCGGTGATGTCACGTTCGGCGCGGAACTGTCCGAGCCGGTCACTGCCGCCATGGAAAAGGTGATGGACATGATCGAGGCCGTCTACCTGACCCCACTGCGGCCGCCGAAACCGACAGCAGCGGCCGAGTTGACCGTGGAATTCACCCCCGACGGCTACCTTCGGTTAAGCGCCGCGCTGTCGGCGGCGCACTTCCCCGCCAACGTCGCCGTCGCTGCCGTGCGTGACGAGGAGCTGTGGTTGCTACCGTTGCGGGGACCCCGAAGCGGCGGGCTGCTGCTGAAGCAGCGCAACCCCGCCGGAGACCGCGCCGTGCTGGTGCGTGAACTGCTCGGCGACGTGATTCCCACCGGCGTACGCCGCGCGCGCTGGGACGGCCATCATGGCGCGCTGCGAATCCCGCTGGCGCAGAAAACGTCATGA